In Oncorhynchus gorbuscha isolate QuinsamMale2020 ecotype Even-year unplaced genomic scaffold, OgorEven_v1.0 Un_scaffold_9125, whole genome shotgun sequence, the genomic window gagagagagagagagagagagagagagagagagagagagagagagagagagacagagagagagagagacagagagagagagagagagagagagagagagagacagagagagagagagacgagagagagagagagagagagagagagagagagagagagagagagagagagagagagagagacagagcagagagagagagagagagagagagagagagagagagagagagagagagagagagagagagagagagagacagagagagagagagagagagagagagagagagagagagagagagagagagagagagagagagagagagacagagagagagagagagacagagtgaggttATTGAGATTCAGGACTGCCGGGTCACATTCTGACAGACAGGACTTTCACATTTCCCTGAGACCAGGACAGTGTGCGTGTCATTAGGACTGATGGTTCTGTTGGTGATGGAACTGAAATCCTGCTGTGAAATCCCAAGGCCTGTTCAGTTCAAAACGAGATGTCATCAAGTAGAGTATACCAAGAGCACTACCATTTAGACAATGCATGAACACAGTCATACAAGCAAGAATTAATTCCCTGCTGCGCTTTGTGTAGCAGTACAGTGTAAACAGGGAGTTGGGCTGAATTTCATTTCAATTCACAAAGGGAATTTCCAATTCTCTTCAATTTGGAAAATGTAGAATTGGAATTTGTTTTACTTTCTGAATGGACTGAATTGAAAAGGAAATTGACCCCAAtcctggtgtacagcaattgcATATattgtatgtacgtgtgtgttagtgtgttatacCTTAGTGAGAACCACATCCTCTCTGCCGCTCTGCTGAAGGACATGTTGGAGAGCCAGCTGGATCTTCTGTTGCAGCTTCTCTACCTTCACCTTCTCCTGAAGCCACGTCCGATCTACACGCACCGTTAAACGATACAACGTTGTATAAATAATAACACCCAGAGATGCTCTCTTTGGACTGCTTCAAGGGggaatagctgtgtgtgtgtgtgtgtgtgtgtgtgttatgtgattGTAGAAGATATGTGCTCTCAACGTTGTATAAATAATAACACCCAGAGATGCTTTCTGACTGCCATAAGGggaatagctgtgtgtgtgtgtttgtgtgtgttatgtgattGTAGAAGATATGTGCTCTCAATCGTTGTATAAATAATAACACCCAGGAGATGCTCTCGGACTGCACCGTTAGTTAAACGATGCAACGTTGTATAAATAATAACACCCAGAGATGCTCTCGAACTGCACCGTTAGTTAAACGATACAACGCTCGTATAAATACAACACCCAGAGATGCTCGGACTGCACCGTTAGTTAAACGATACAACGTTGTATAAATAATAACACCCAGAGATGCTCTCGGACTGCACCGTTAGTTAAACGATACAACGTTGTATAAATAATAACACCCAGAGATGCTTCGGACTGCACCATTAGTTAAACGATGCAACGTTGTGTATAAATAATAACACCCAGAGATGCTTCGGACTGTCACCGGGggaatagctgtgtgtgtgtgtgtgtgtgtaaatactaACACCCAGAAATGCTCTGGACTGTGTGTGGGGtgaatagctgtgtgtgtgtgtgttatggattGTAGAAGATATGCTCAACGCTGTATAAATAATAACACCCAGAGATGCTTTCGGACTGCCACAAGGGGgaatagttgtgtgtgtgtgtttgtgtgtgttatgtgattGTAGAAGATATGCTCAACGCAGGTATTAATAACACCCAGATAGTGTTTGGACTGCACCGCTAGTTAAACGATGCAACGCTATAAATAATAACACCCAGAGATGCTCTCGGATCAACCGCTAGTTAAACGTATACAGAGTCGTATAAATAATAACACCCAGAGATGCTTCCTGACTGCACCGTTAGTTAAACTATGCAACGCTGTATAAATAATAACACCCAGAGAAGCTCGATCGCAATCAAGAAGTTAAACGATGCAACGCTGTGTATAAATACCAACAATTCCAGAGATGTTTCGACTGCAATCGTTAGTTAAACGATGCAACGCTGTATAAACAATAACACCCAGAGATGCTCGACTGCCACAAGggaatagctgtgtgtgtgtgtgtgtgtgtgatgtgtagtgatgtgtgtgtgtgtgtgtgagtgttatgTGATTGTAGAAGATATGTGCTCGCAACGTTGCGTCGTGAACGTGACAGCATCGTGCCTACCCGCAGACATCAGGACGTACGCTGAGAAGAGAGCGATCTCCTCCTCAGAGAGATGGATGACAGACATGCTCTTCCCAAACTCAAAGACTAAGCGAATCAGATCGTCacaacctgtcacacacacacacacacacacacacacacacacacacacacacacacacacacacacacacacacacacacacacacacacacacacacacacacacacacacacacacacacacacacacacacacacacacacacacacacacacacacacacacacacacacacacacacacagagagagacaggagtagtTATGTATAAAATATCACAACAACACAGGACACAGAGCAGGACATCAAGATCGGAACAGACGTCACCTGACATGCATCGCTTTGGagttcagtcagtccagtccGTATCCTAGTGtcccagccattcagtcagtccaTATCCTAGTGtcccagccattcagtcagtcagtccatatcCTAGTGtcccagccattcagtcagtccatatcccagtggcccagccattcagtcagtccaTATCCCAGTagcccagccattcagtcagtcagtccatatcccagtggcccagccattcagtcagtcagtccatatcctagtggcccagccattcagtcagtcagtccatatcccagtggcccagccattcagtcagtcagtccatatcccagtggcccagccattcagtcagtcagtccatatcccagtggcccagccattcagtcagtcagtccatatcCCAGTGGCCCAGCCATTCAGCGCTGTCCATATCCTAGTggcccagccattcagtcagtccaGTCCATATCCTAGTggcccagccattcagtcagtccaTATCTAGTGGCCCAGCCATTCAGGTCAGTCAGTCCATATCCCTGTggcccagccattcagtcagtcaaATGATCCTAGTggcccagccattcagtcagtcagtccatatcccagtggcccagccattcagtcagtcagtccatatcCCATGGCCCAGCCATTCAGTCCAGTCAGTCCATATCCTAGTggcccagccattcagtcagtcagtccatatcCCAGTGGCCCTTCATTCAGTCAGTCCATATCCTAGTggcccagccattcagtcagtccaGTCCATATCTAGAggcccagccattcagtcagtccaTATCCTCGTGGCCCAGCCATTCAGTCTCAGTCCATATCCTAGTggcccagccattcagtcagtcagtccatatcctagtggcccagccattcagtcagtccatatcctagtggcccagccattcagtcagtcagtccatatcctagtggcccagccattcagtcagtccatatcctagtggcccagccattcagtcagtcagtccatatcctagtggcccagccattcagtcagtccatatcctagtggcccagccattcagtcagtccatatcctagtggcccagccattcagtcagaGGTGGTCCAAAACAGTCCCTAATACTAAACAAACAACTTCCTCTCCTATTAAATCGATGGTTCTGAACGTCTGAACCTCAAACCACAGATTGAAGGGGATGGCGTGATTCGCTGGGTTATTCTGATGTACCTAATGCTTTGAAAGGATGAGCGTGATTACCGCTGGGTTGTATTCTGACGTACCTAACGCTTTGAAGGGGATGAACGTGATTCGCTGGGTTGTATTTCTGACGTACCTAATGCTTTGAAAGGGATGAACGTGATTCGCTGGGTTGTATTCTGACTCACTAGCAGCAGAAGACGTCGGTCCCAGCGTACTTCCCTTTAGACGGTGCTGTTCTGAGAGTCAAAGAACACTCCTGATGAACACCACCTCAAGAGACCCTGAGGAGAGACGCAGCGACGCAACcacatcactacagagagacgacaacaacacaaccatcactacaggtcagagagacaacacaaccatcactacaggtcagagagacaacacaaccatcactacaggtcagagagacgacaacaacacaaccatcactacagagagacgacaacaacaacacaaccgtcactacagagagacgacaacaacaacacaaccgtcactacagagagacgacaacaacaacacaaccatcactacaggtcagagagacaacacaaccatcactacaggtcagagagacaacaacaacacaaccatcactacagagagacgacaacaacacaaccatcactacagagagacgacaacaacaacacaaccatcactacaggtcagagagacaacacaaccatcactacaggtcagagagacgacaacaacacaaccatcactacagagagacgacaacaacacaaccatcactacaggtcagagagacaacaacaacacaggtcagagagaccatcactacaggtcagagagacacaacacaaccatcactacaggtcagagagacgacaacaacacaaccatcactacaggtcagagagacgacaacaacacaaccatcactacaggtcagagagacaacacaaccatcactacaggtcagagagacaacacaaccatcactacaggtcagagagacaacacaaccatcactacaggtcagagagacaacacaaccatcactacaggtcagagagacaacacaacacaaccatcactacaggtcagagacaacaacacaaccatcactacaggtcagagagacaacacaaccatcactacaacaatcactacaggtcagagagacaacaacatcactacaggtcaagagacaacacaaccatcactacaggtcagggagacaacacaaccatcactacaggtcagagagacaacacaaccatcactacaggtcagagagacaacacaaccatcactacaggtcagagagacaacacaaccatcactacaggtcagagagacaacaacaaccatcactacaggtcagagagacaacaacaaccatcactacaggtcaggagagacaacacaaccatcactacaggtcagagagacaacaacaaaacaaccatcactacaggtcagagagacaacacaaccatcactacaggtcagagagacaacaacaaccatcactacaggtcagagagacaacaacaacacagccatcactacaggtcagagagacaacaacaacacaaccatcactacaggtcagagagacaacacaaccatcactacaggtcagagagacaacacacaacacaggtcaacacaaccatcactacaggtcagagagacaacacaaccatcactacaggtcagagagacaacaacaacacaaccatcactacaggtcagagacgacaacaacacaaccatcactacaggtcagagagacaacacaaccatcactacaggtcagagagacaacaacaacacaaccatcactacagagagacaacaacaacacaaccatcactacaggtcagagagacaacaacaacacaaccatcactacaggtcagagagacaacaacaacacaaccatcactacaggtcagagagacaacacaaccatcactacaggtcagagagacaacacaaccatcactacaggtcagagagacgacaacaacacaaccatcactacaggtcagagagacaacacaaccatcactacaggtcagagagacaacacaaccatcactacagagagagagacaacaacacaaccatcactatagagagacaacacaaccatcactacaggtcagagagacaacacaaccatcactacagagagacgacaacaacaacacaaccatcactatagagagacaacaacaacacagccatcactacaggtcagagagacaacacaaccatcactacaggtcagagagacaacacaaccatcactacaggtcagagagacaacaacaacacagccatcactacaggtcagagagacaacacaaccatcactacaggtcagagagacaacaacacaaccatcactacaggtcagagagacaacaccataaccatcactacaggtcagagagacaacaacaacacaaccatcactacaggtcagagagacaacaacaacacaaccatcactacaggtcagagagacaacaacaacacaaccatcactacaggtcagagagacaacacaaccatcactacaggtcagagagacaacacaaccatcactacaggtcagagagacaacaacaacacagccatcactacaggtcagagagacaacaacacaaccatcactacaggtcagagagacaacacaaccatcactacaggtcagagagacaacaacacagccatcactacaggtcagagagacaacacaaccatcactacaggtcagagagacaacacaaccatcactacaggtcagagagacaacaacacaaccatcactacaggtcagagagacaacacaaccatcactacaggtcagagagacaacaacacaaccatcactacaggtcagagagacaacaacaacacagccaacaacacaaccatcactacaggtcagagagacaacaacaacacaaccatcactacaggtcagagagacaacacaaccatcactacaggtcagagagacaacaacacaaccatcactacaggtcagagagacaacacaaccatcactacaggtcagagagacaacacaaccatcactacaggtcagagagacaacacaaccatcactataggtcagagagacaacacaaccatcactacagagagacgacaacaacacaaccatcactacaggtcagagagacaacaacgcaaccatcactacaggtcagagagacaacaacaacacaaccatcactacaggtcagagagacaacacaaccatcactacaggtcagagagacaacaacacaaccatcactacaggtcagagagacaacaacaacacaaccatcactacaggtcagagagacaacaacaacacaaccatcactacaggtcagagagacaacacaaccatcactacaggtcagagagacaacacaaccatcactacaggtcagagagacaacacaaccatcactacaggtcagagagacaacaacacaaccatcactacaggtcagagagacaacaacaacacaaccatcactacaggtcagagagacaacaacaacacaaccatcactacaggtcagagagacaacaacaacaacacaaccatcactacaggtcagagagacaacacaaccatcactacaggtcagagagacaacataaCTTTCTTATATAAGTAGACCATAAATAGATTGGGGGTTgatcattgtgatgtcattatgagacGTTCCATCATCTTGTCTACCTGCTTTGAGCAACACTATCTGGTcgttctgacagagctccatgaAGCCGTCGATGCGTTTGGCGAACTCCACCACGTACTGGATGGCCTCCGTTATCTTGATGGCACACAGCTGCCACATCACCTCCTCCGGctgacataaacaacaacaacaatgttaAAAGAGGCATAATTGTAGATGctagtatcagagagagagagacggagagagagagacagacagagagagagagagcgagagagagagacaaagagagagagagagacagagagagagagagagagagagagagagagagagagagagtgagacagagagagagagagagagtgagacagagagagagacagagagagagagagagagagagagagagagagagagagagagagagagagagagagagagagaggagagaaaggagaaggaagaggggtgACAAAGGACTATGAGGGGAAGAGAACAAAAGTAGTGTCCTAGGTAGTGTTCTAGCAGTGTGTATTGTTACCTTCGTCTGGTaggtctctatctcctcctgGAGGAAGGCCTGCCAGGTCATGCTCTGTAGCTCCTCCCTCAGGTACTGACACGTCTCCTGGTGGGACTTGGAGATGTTCTGGCCTAGGTGTTCTACAGGAGAGAGCAGCAGGACAACGTCAAGAGCTGGACCACGATTGGTCCAGGACAACATCAAGAGCTGGACCACGATTGGTCCAGGACAACATCAAGAGCTGGACCACGATTGGTCCAGGACAACCACGATTGGTCCAGTACAACGTCAAGAGCTGGACCACGATTGGTCCAGGACAACCACGATTGGTCCAGGACAACATCAAGAGCTGGACCACGATTGGTCCAGGACAACATCAAGAGCTGGACCACGATTGGTCCAGGACAACCACGATTGGTCCAGTACAACGTCAAGAGCTGGACCACGATTGGTCCAGGACAACATCAAGAGCTGGACCACGATTGGTCCAGGACAACATCAAGAGCTGGACCACGATTGGTCCAGGACAAACCTATTGGTCCAGTAGAGAGCTGGACTGACGATTGGTCCAGGACAACCACGATTGGTCCAGGACAACATCAAGAGCTGGACCACGATTGGTCCAGGACAACATCAAAGAGCTGGACCACGATTGGTCCAGGACAACCCGGCCTATCCAGTAGAGCTGAACACGACTGGTCCAGGACAACCACGATTGGTCCAGTACAACATCAAGAGCTGGAACACGATTGGTCCAGGCCAACATCAAGAGCTGGACCACGATTGGTCCAGGCCAACATCAAGAGCTGCACCACGATTGGTCCAGGACAACATCAAGAGCTGCACCACGATTGGTCCAGGACAACATCAAGAGCTGGACCACGATTGGTCCAGGACAACATCAAGAGCTGGGATTCACCTTATTGGGTCCAGGACAACATGGTCCAGGACAACATCAAGAGCTGGACCACGATTGGTCCAGGAGAACATCAAGAGCTGCACCACGATTGGTCCAGGACAACATGGTCCAGGACAACATCAAGAGCTGCACCACGATTGGTCCAGGACAACATGGTCCAGGACAACATCAAGAGCTGGATGGACCACAGTGGACTCCTTTTCACATTATGGTGCCGACCCGAACTATACTGAATGGTCTGTTTATTTTACATGGTTCTTTCCAGCACATTTGGTTCTTTCCAGCACATTTGGGTTTGGCTTTTCTTGGCTCTGCCCAGTAGGGGGAAAAGGGTAGAATATGGGTCAGCATTTGGGTTTGGCTTTTCTTGGCTCTGCCCAGTAGGGAAAAGGGTAGAATATGGGTCAGCATTTGGGTTTGGCTTCTTTTCTGCTCTGCCCAGTAGGGGGAAAAAGGGTAGAATATGGGTCAGCATTTGGGTTTGGCTTTTCTTGGCCTGCCCAGTAGGGGAAAAGGGTAGAATATGGGTCAGCATTTGGGTTTGGCTTTTCTGGCTCTGCCCAGTAGGGGAAAAGGGTAGAATATGGGGTCAGCATTGGGTTTGGCTTTCTGGCTTGGCAACATTTGGTTTGGCTTTTCTGCTCTGCCCAGTAGGGGGAAAAGGGTAGAATATGGGTCAGCATTTGGGTTTGGCTTTTCTTGGCTCTGCCCAGTAGGGGAAAAGGGTAGAATATGGGTCAGCATTTGAGTAGGGGAAAAAGGGTGTGAATATGGGTCAGCATTTGGGTTTGGCTTTTCTTGGCTCTGCCCAGTAGGGGGAAAAGGGTAGAATATGGGTCAGTATTTGGGTTTGGCTTCTCTGCTCTGCCCAGTAGGGGGAAAAGGGTAGAATATGGGTCAGCATTTGGTTTGGCTTTTCTTGCCTGCCCAGTAGGGGAAAAGGGTAGAATATGGGTCAGCATTTGGGTTTGGCTTTTCTTGGCTCTGCCCAGTAGGGGGAAAAGGGTAGAATATGGGTCAGCATTTGGGTTTGGCTTTTCTGGCTCTGCCCAGTAGGGGAAAAGGGTAGAATATGGGTCAGCATTTGGGTTTGGCTTTTCTTGGCTCTGCCCAGTAGGGGAAAAGGGTGTAGAATATGGGTCAGCATTTGGGTTTGGCTTTTCTTGGCTCTCTAGGGGAAAAGGGTAGAATATGGGTCAGCATTTGGCTTGGCTGCTCTGCCCAGTAGGGGGAAAAGGGTAGAATATGGGTCAGCATTTGGGTTTGCTCTTCTGGCTCTGCCCAGTAGGGGGAAAAGGGTAGAATATGGGTCAGCATTTGGTTTGGCTTTTCTTGGCTCTGCCCAGTAGGGGAAAAGGGTAGAATATGGGTCAGCATTTGGGTTTGGCTCTTCTTGGCTCTGCCCAGTAGGGGGAAAAGGGTAGAATATGGGTCAGCATTTGGCTTGGCTCTTCTGGCTCTGCCCAGTAGGGGGAAAAGGGTAGAATATGGGTCAAAGCATTTGGGTTTGCCTTCTTGGCTCTGCCCAGTAGGGGAAAAGGGTAGAATATGGGTCAGCATTTGGGTTTGGCTTTTCTTGGCTCTGCCCAGTAGGGGAAAAGGGTAGAATATGGGTCAGCATTTGGGCTTGGCTCTTCTTGGCTCTGCCCAGTAGGGGGAAAAAGGGTAGAATATGGGTCAGCATTTAGGCAGAGCTCACATGTGTAACAACACAGCAACATTGATTCCATAAAGGGAAATTCTTCCAACcctactgttctatactgttagAGGTGGTTGATCATCCTAACCATGTTTTTACTATTCTATACTGTTAGAGGTGGTTGATCATCTCTAACcatgacccagacagtattttactatTCTATACTGTTGGTGACGGTGGAGGTTGATCATCTCTAACCATGACCCAGACAGGGTTGTACTATTCTATACTGTTAGAGGTGGTTGATCATCTCTAACcatgacccagacagtattttactatTCTATACTGTCAGAGGTGGTTGATCATCTCTAACCATGACCCAGACAGGGTCTATATTCTATACTAGAGGTGGTCTCATCATGACTccagacagtattttactatTCCTGGTATTGACCCAGACAGTATTGTACAGACATGACAGTATTTTACTACCTGGCATTGCATGattgacccagacagtattttactatTCCTGGTATGACCCAGACAGTACTTTACTACTCTGGTattgacccagacagtattttactatTCTGGtatgacccagacagtatttCACTACTCTGTc contains:
- the LOC124030066 gene encoding nuclear receptor ROR-alpha A-like, which codes for MLSWTNRGPALDVVLLLSPVEHLGQNISKSHQETCQYLREELQSMTWQAFLQEEIETYQTKPEEVMWQLCAIKITEAIQYVVEFAKRIDGFMELCQNDQIVLLKAGSLEVVFIRSVL